A region of Alkalinema sp. FACHB-956 DNA encodes the following proteins:
- a CDS encoding TIGR02450 family Trp-rich protein — MSNKQKFPHLVGSKWTAREETFGWRHFQVVNRKNEGEWVFAELESSCGNPPVRFWLNAKVLKDRRRWFPGWKTLEEIREHDRLELERRERAGAART, encoded by the coding sequence ATGTCAAACAAACAAAAGTTCCCGCATTTGGTGGGTTCCAAATGGACAGCGCGGGAGGAAACCTTTGGCTGGCGGCATTTTCAGGTCGTCAATCGCAAAAACGAAGGGGAATGGGTCTTTGCAGAGTTGGAATCCTCCTGTGGCAATCCCCCGGTGCGGTTTTGGCTGAATGCCAAAGTGCTCAAGGATCGTCGCCGCTGGTTCCCCGGTTGGAAAACCCTGGAAGAAATCCGCGAGCACGATCGCCTAGAACTCGAACGACGGGAACGGGCGGGGGCAGCGAGAACTTAG
- a CDS encoding PAS domain S-box protein — MAFSEDKWRVWQGLPPQSSRQSSLESPYFAGGITLLYSLLGWLWMTWADRLLALGGGAGLSPAQLQLIKEWGFVAMTAVGLYGLLWQGLGQLRKRQTVLHNIIDAANEAIYVKDAQGQYLIVNQTAAQGLKLQPSQMIGRSAQDFMEPEEAKRIHDEELEIWQTGEPQETEYTVTIAGEQRYFLTTKRLCRNEQQEPISLVSITREITLYKQTEKRLREREEIFRQLAETVEEAFLIQTADGSQTLYVSPGYERIWQRSCEELYQDPTVWYDSLHPDDYDRVRAELQQVMSGEIRHTEFRILRPSGEVRWMVARGFPVRDETGRPYRIVGAAQDMSDLRQAERDRQQATHLRTELNVLESILESAIAGYWDWDIAGNTTYLSPTFKRMFGYEDHELPNVPQTWQTLVLPEDLPILLNSFEQHAHSQGQIPYHNEVRYRHKDGSIVWVICAGRILEWNNDGQPVRMVGCHVDITHRKQAEAELNRLSDRLALALQSGAIGTWEWHIAENRRFWDERMYELYAVQPREDEDLCQVWAQCIHPEDLSRVETALYQAARGEQDFDLEFRIVHPDQTIHDIKASSLVQRNDQGQPIRMIGINYEITDRKRVEQALKTSEARLQATVENAPGIIVTYDRQGYVTYINRAVTGQSPQDFLGTHYHNCVLPKYHAQQDQALMQVFEQGATVEYEVEGYVDGLGNTTWYQVTTGPIWQGDQVEMAIATAIDITDRKQAEIALRESEHRYATLTESAPVAIFRLDTQGQCIYVNSQWGKMMGRSLESALGIGCFDTLYPEDRDRIFQDWAKKFQQGEGLGEGYQTESRHVHSKGQIIWCYTNVVPETDAQGQLIGYVGTLIDISDRREAEQILRRYERMVNATDDGMLLIDCNYIYQIVNQSAEQDHGKSSQEMVGMRVSDVMGQAAFDQILKAQLDECFLGHTHQYSMWLELPGIPEPQFVNFSLSPYREADQTISGAVISARNLTHLKRIEEALRESERRYATLAAAAPVAIFQFDRPGNCVYVNDHWSEMAGRPKEFALGQGWLNALHPDDREIFSQVSTNTNALDNEFIYAHTYVRTMEGRHLRPDGTINWFYCQVAAEMDADGTVVGYVGTLTDITERKQAEQALQESRAMLQSILDTIPQRVFWKDRQSRYLGCNRAFAQDAGLPDAKEILGKTDFEMPWENFASAYQADDTEVINQGVPKLNYEELLQNSNGEQHWLQTSKVPLTNSAGEIVGVLGTYEDITDLKQSEAQLRQINEQLAYTNLELERATRLKDEFLANMSHELRTPLNAVLGMAQSLQDEILGPLNERQLKAIATIDRSGSHLLELINDILDLSKIESGKLELDVRPVSIRSLCDMSLTFVRQMATKKNIQLESDLLPNLGRLLADERRLRQVLINLLDNAIKFTPNGGTVTLAVRYQPSAEHRGSDLGHWVEFSVTDTGIGIAEEDFDKLFQPFVQIDSSLNRQYSGTGLGLSLVWRIAELHGGNVTVQSELGRGSCFTVQIPDAFRNIPRNHLSLQASEFPPSQGCEIDAELIGSRDDLSSASTTVQPIQVTMPAADHPLILLAEDNLANIETFTAYLESRGYRLILAGNGQEAIDLTQTHRPNIILMDIQMPGLDGLAAIRAIRAIPDFANLPIIALTALAMLGDREKCLAAGANEYMAKPVLLKHLVSTIEKLLVATS, encoded by the coding sequence GTGGCTTTTTCCGAGGATAAATGGCGAGTTTGGCAAGGGCTGCCTCCCCAATCATCACGCCAGTCCTCGCTCGAATCACCCTATTTTGCTGGGGGCATCACGCTACTCTATAGCCTTTTGGGATGGCTGTGGATGACCTGGGCCGATCGCCTCTTGGCCCTTGGGGGAGGAGCAGGATTATCGCCTGCCCAGCTCCAACTGATTAAGGAGTGGGGCTTTGTGGCAATGACGGCTGTTGGATTGTATGGCCTGTTGTGGCAGGGGCTGGGGCAGCTACGGAAACGCCAAACCGTCCTGCATAACATCATCGATGCGGCGAACGAAGCGATTTATGTCAAAGATGCCCAGGGGCAGTACCTGATTGTCAACCAGACCGCCGCCCAGGGGCTAAAGCTACAACCCAGCCAAATGATTGGACGATCGGCCCAAGACTTCATGGAACCGGAGGAAGCTAAACGGATCCATGACGAGGAATTGGAGATTTGGCAAACGGGGGAACCACAAGAAACCGAATATACTGTCACGATCGCTGGGGAACAACGCTACTTCCTAACAACCAAAAGACTCTGCCGCAATGAGCAACAAGAGCCGATTAGCCTCGTTTCTATCACCCGCGAAATTACACTTTACAAACAAACGGAAAAACGACTGCGGGAACGGGAGGAAATTTTCCGCCAACTGGCCGAAACCGTCGAAGAAGCCTTTTTGATTCAAACCGCCGATGGAAGTCAGACCCTCTACGTCAGTCCCGGATACGAGCGGATTTGGCAGCGTTCCTGTGAAGAGCTGTATCAGGATCCCACGGTTTGGTATGACTCTCTTCATCCCGATGACTACGATCGGGTGAGGGCGGAGCTCCAACAGGTGATGAGTGGCGAAATTCGTCATACCGAGTTTCGCATCTTACGTCCCAGTGGAGAAGTCCGCTGGATGGTTGCCCGGGGCTTTCCTGTCCGAGATGAAACTGGAAGGCCCTACCGGATCGTGGGAGCCGCCCAGGACATGAGCGATCTACGACAGGCTGAGCGCGATCGACAACAAGCCACCCATCTGCGAACAGAACTGAATGTCCTGGAGTCCATTCTCGAATCTGCGATCGCAGGCTACTGGGACTGGGATATTGCGGGTAACACCACCTATCTCAGTCCAACGTTTAAGCGGATGTTTGGCTATGAAGATCACGAATTGCCCAATGTGCCACAAACCTGGCAAACGTTGGTGCTCCCTGAGGACCTACCCATTTTGTTGAACTCGTTTGAACAGCACGCCCACAGCCAGGGACAGATTCCCTATCACAACGAAGTGCGGTACCGCCATAAGGATGGATCGATCGTCTGGGTCATTTGTGCCGGACGCATTCTCGAATGGAACAACGATGGGCAACCCGTGCGGATGGTCGGTTGTCATGTGGATATTACCCACCGCAAACAGGCGGAAGCAGAACTGAATCGCCTCTCCGATCGCCTCGCTCTGGCCCTGCAATCAGGCGCGATCGGGACGTGGGAATGGCATATTGCGGAGAATCGTCGCTTCTGGGATGAACGGATGTATGAACTGTACGCCGTCCAACCGAGGGAAGATGAAGACCTCTGCCAAGTCTGGGCTCAGTGCATCCATCCCGAAGACTTGTCCCGAGTTGAGACGGCCCTGTATCAAGCGGCACGAGGTGAGCAGGACTTTGACTTAGAATTTCGCATTGTTCATCCAGATCAGACGATTCATGATATCAAAGCTTCTTCCCTAGTTCAACGGAATGACCAAGGTCAACCCATCCGCATGATTGGGATTAACTACGAAATTACCGATCGTAAACGAGTTGAACAAGCGCTCAAAACCTCGGAAGCACGGTTGCAGGCTACGGTGGAGAATGCACCTGGAATCATTGTGACCTACGATCGCCAAGGTTACGTTACCTATATCAACCGGGCTGTGACTGGACAGTCACCCCAGGATTTTCTGGGTACTCACTACCACAACTGTGTTCTTCCGAAGTATCACGCCCAGCAAGATCAAGCCCTCATGCAAGTCTTTGAGCAAGGTGCGACCGTTGAGTATGAAGTTGAGGGCTACGTTGATGGCTTGGGCAACACCACCTGGTATCAAGTAACAACTGGCCCGATCTGGCAAGGGGACCAAGTGGAGATGGCGATTGCCACAGCCATTGACATCACCGATCGTAAACAGGCTGAAATTGCCCTGCGGGAAAGTGAGCATCGGTATGCCACGCTCACAGAATCTGCGCCCGTTGCTATTTTTCGATTAGATACCCAGGGACAGTGCATTTATGTCAACAGTCAATGGGGCAAGATGATGGGACGATCGCTGGAGTCGGCCCTAGGCATCGGTTGCTTTGATACGCTTTATCCTGAAGATCGCGATCGCATCTTCCAAGATTGGGCTAAAAAATTTCAGCAGGGGGAAGGACTGGGTGAAGGCTACCAAACTGAGAGCCGCCATGTGCATTCCAAGGGTCAAATCATTTGGTGTTATACCAATGTCGTTCCTGAAACGGACGCCCAAGGCCAGTTAATCGGCTATGTGGGCACGTTGATTGACATCAGCGATCGCAGAGAAGCGGAACAGATTCTGAGACGCTATGAGCGCATGGTCAATGCTACGGACGATGGCATGCTGTTGATCGATTGCAACTACATTTATCAAATCGTCAACCAGTCTGCAGAACAGGATCACGGAAAATCTAGCCAGGAAATGGTAGGGATGAGGGTCAGTGATGTGATGGGGCAGGCCGCCTTCGATCAAATTCTTAAAGCTCAATTAGATGAATGCTTCCTGGGGCACACCCACCAATATAGTATGTGGCTGGAATTGCCTGGGATTCCCGAGCCCCAATTTGTCAACTTCAGTTTGTCGCCCTATCGGGAAGCGGATCAGACCATTTCCGGAGCCGTCATCAGTGCCCGCAACCTGACGCACCTCAAACGGATTGAAGAAGCGCTGCGGGAAAGCGAACGGCGCTATGCCACGTTGGCTGCCGCTGCCCCCGTAGCCATTTTCCAATTCGATCGCCCAGGTAACTGCGTTTATGTTAACGATCACTGGAGCGAAATGGCTGGCAGACCCAAGGAATTTGCCTTAGGTCAAGGCTGGCTCAATGCTTTACATCCGGACGATCGGGAGATATTTAGTCAAGTATCCACCAATACTAATGCGCTTGACAATGAATTTATCTATGCCCATACCTACGTTCGAACCATGGAAGGGCGACATTTGCGTCCCGATGGAACGATCAATTGGTTCTATTGTCAGGTCGCCGCAGAAATGGATGCAGATGGAACCGTAGTGGGATATGTCGGAACATTAACGGATATCACAGAACGCAAACAGGCGGAACAGGCTTTGCAAGAATCCCGCGCCATGTTGCAATCTATTTTGGACACCATTCCCCAACGGGTTTTTTGGAAAGATCGGCAATCGCGCTACCTGGGATGCAATCGAGCCTTCGCCCAAGATGCGGGATTGCCAGATGCCAAGGAAATTTTAGGAAAAACAGATTTTGAGATGCCTTGGGAGAACTTTGCATCTGCATATCAAGCCGATGATACCGAGGTGATTAACCAAGGTGTTCCGAAATTGAATTACGAAGAACTCCTGCAAAATAGTAATGGGGAACAGCACTGGTTACAAACCAGCAAGGTCCCGTTGACCAATAGTGCAGGGGAGATTGTAGGCGTTTTGGGAACCTATGAAGATATTACTGATTTGAAACAATCAGAAGCTCAGTTGCGCCAAATTAATGAGCAACTCGCCTATACAAATTTGGAATTGGAGCGGGCAACTCGCCTGAAAGATGAGTTTTTGGCCAATATGAGCCATGAGCTACGGACACCTTTGAATGCAGTCTTAGGAATGGCTCAGAGCTTGCAGGATGAAATTCTGGGTCCCCTCAATGAACGACAACTCAAGGCGATCGCGACGATCGATCGGAGTGGCAGTCACCTGCTGGAATTGATTAACGATATTCTCGATCTCTCCAAAATTGAGTCGGGTAAGTTGGAGTTAGATGTTCGCCCCGTCAGTATTCGTAGTCTCTGCGATATGAGTTTGACCTTTGTTCGCCAAATGGCCACGAAGAAAAATATTCAACTAGAGAGTGATCTATTACCCAACCTGGGGCGACTTCTAGCCGATGAACGGCGATTGCGCCAAGTTCTGATTAATCTTTTGGATAATGCAATCAAGTTCACGCCTAATGGAGGGACTGTGACCCTGGCCGTACGGTATCAACCCAGTGCAGAGCACCGTGGTAGTGATTTGGGCCATTGGGTAGAATTCTCAGTCACGGATACAGGCATTGGAATTGCAGAAGAAGATTTTGATAAACTGTTCCAACCCTTTGTTCAAATTGATAGTAGCCTGAACCGGCAATATAGTGGGACGGGCCTAGGATTATCTCTCGTGTGGCGCATTGCTGAGTTACATGGGGGTAATGTTACAGTTCAGAGTGAACTCGGACGGGGAAGTTGTTTTACTGTGCAGATTCCTGATGCATTCCGTAATATTCCTCGGAATCACCTATCTTTGCAGGCTAGTGAATTTCCCCCTAGTCAGGGTTGTGAGATTGATGCAGAGTTGATTGGGAGTCGAGATGATCTGTCTTCGGCCTCCACCACTGTCCAACCTATTCAAGTGACTATGCCCGCTGCTGACCACCCTTTGATCCTTCTCGCAGAAGATAACTTAGCCAATATTGAAACCTTTACAGCCTATCTTGAAAGTCGGGGATATCGCTTAATTTTGGCGGGTAATGGGCAAGAAGCTATCGACCTCACCCAGACCCATCGTCCAAATATCATCTTGATGGATATTCAAATGCCGGGATTGGATGGATTGGCTGCCATTCGCGCGATTCGAGCCATACCCGACTTTGCAAACCTACCAATTATTGCACTGACAGCCTTAGCGATGTTGGGCGATCGGGAAAAGTGTTTAGCTGCTGGGGCGAATGAATATATGGCTAAACCGGTTCTGTTAAAACATCTCGTGAGTACGATTGAGAAACTCTTGGTAGCGACATCCTAA
- the glcD gene encoding glycolate oxidase subunit GlcD, translating to MASLSSPEPRDWQPIIQRFRDIVGDRGVVQRREELLVYECDGLTSYRQRPAVVVLPRTTAEVAAVVKVCHEFQVPFVPRGSGTGLSGGALPIEHCVLITTALMRQIIDIDLDNQRVTVQPGVINNWVTQAVSGAGFYYAPDPSSQIICSIGGNVAENSGGVHCLKYGVTTNHVLGMTIVTPTGEVVKIGGAVPEMPGYDLTGLFVGSEGTLGIATEITLRILKTPESIKVLLADFTSVEAAGATVADIIGAGIIPGGIEMMDNFSINAVEDVVKTNCYPRDAEAVLLVEVDGLEVEAAGNAQRVADLCKKNGARNVTVATEPDDRLTLWKGRKAAFAAMGKISPDYYVQDGVIPRTKLEFVLGEIARLGKEYGYPVANVFHAGDGNLHPLILYNNAIPGELEKVEALGGEILKLCVKVGGSISGEHGIGAEKRCYMPDMFSEADLETMQWVRRAIDPQGIANPTKIFPTPKTCGEAARSIAAQEFPNLERF from the coding sequence TTGGCATCTCTTTCCAGTCCAGAACCCCGCGATTGGCAGCCGATTATCCAGCGCTTCAGGGACATTGTAGGCGATCGGGGCGTGGTGCAACGGCGGGAAGAACTGTTGGTCTACGAATGTGATGGGTTAACCAGTTATCGCCAGCGACCGGCGGTGGTGGTGCTCCCCCGAACAACCGCTGAAGTGGCCGCTGTGGTCAAGGTCTGCCACGAGTTTCAGGTACCTTTTGTGCCACGGGGATCGGGGACGGGGCTGTCCGGTGGGGCGTTGCCGATCGAACATTGTGTGCTGATCACCACGGCACTGATGCGGCAAATTATAGACATTGATCTGGATAATCAACGGGTCACGGTACAGCCGGGGGTGATTAACAATTGGGTGACCCAGGCGGTCAGTGGAGCCGGGTTCTACTACGCGCCCGATCCTTCTAGCCAAATTATTTGCTCGATCGGGGGCAACGTGGCGGAAAATTCCGGTGGGGTTCATTGCCTGAAATACGGCGTCACAACGAACCATGTCTTGGGCATGACGATCGTGACCCCGACGGGAGAGGTGGTGAAGATCGGGGGAGCGGTGCCGGAAATGCCCGGTTATGACCTGACCGGCCTGTTTGTTGGGTCGGAAGGGACGCTGGGTATTGCTACGGAAATCACCCTGCGCATTCTCAAGACTCCGGAATCAATCAAAGTGCTGCTGGCGGATTTCACCAGTGTGGAAGCGGCGGGGGCAACGGTCGCCGATATTATTGGTGCGGGGATTATTCCCGGTGGCATTGAAATGATGGATAACTTCAGCATCAACGCCGTGGAAGATGTGGTGAAAACCAACTGCTATCCCCGCGATGCAGAGGCGGTTTTGCTGGTGGAAGTGGATGGCTTGGAAGTAGAAGCGGCGGGCAATGCCCAACGGGTGGCGGATCTGTGCAAAAAGAATGGGGCGCGCAATGTCACCGTCGCCACAGAGCCGGACGATCGCCTGACCCTTTGGAAAGGGCGCAAGGCAGCCTTCGCGGCCATGGGCAAAATCAGTCCCGACTATTATGTTCAGGATGGCGTGATTCCCCGGACAAAGTTGGAATTTGTCCTCGGTGAAATTGCGCGGCTGGGGAAAGAGTATGGCTATCCCGTGGCTAATGTATTCCATGCTGGAGATGGCAACCTGCACCCGCTGATTTTGTATAACAATGCCATTCCTGGCGAGTTGGAAAAGGTGGAAGCTTTGGGCGGGGAAATCCTCAAGCTCTGTGTGAAAGTGGGGGGCAGCATTTCCGGCGAACACGGGATTGGCGCTGAGAAGCGCTGCTACATGCCCGATATGTTTTCCGAGGCGGATTTAGAAACGATGCAATGGGTACGACGGGCGATCGATCCCCAGGGCATTGCCAATCCGACGAAGATTTTCCCGACGCCTAAAACCTGCGGTGAAGCCGCCCGATCGATCGCTGCCCAGGAATTTCCGAATCTGGAACGGTTCTAA